A single region of the Selenomonas sp. oral taxon 920 genome encodes:
- the gp17 gene encoding tail completion protein gp17, which yields MSTARMVYQALVRSKTLSQLLAHGKKSIYHGRSPDAGTYPIIVYSVISDVPALSADGTELERRVTVRIHILTKDGRFREIHKAVQNTLLPLGFVRAQTQELVEKDIFVEITDYRTAMEGE from the coding sequence ATGAGCACGGCGCGGATGGTGTATCAGGCACTTGTGCGCTCCAAAACACTGTCTCAGCTTCTTGCACATGGGAAGAAGAGCATCTACCATGGGCGCAGTCCTGATGCGGGGACGTATCCGATAATCGTCTATTCGGTGATCTCGGATGTTCCCGCACTATCGGCAGACGGCACGGAACTGGAACGGCGTGTGACAGTGCGTATCCACATTCTGACGAAGGACGGACGGTTTCGGGAGATTCATAAAGCCGTGCAGAACACGCTTTTGCCGCTCGGATTTGTGCGGGCGCAGACGCAGGAACTTGTCGAGAAAGATATTTTTGTGGAAATTACAGATTACAGAACAGCAATGGAGGGAGAATAA
- a CDS encoding SHOCT domain-containing protein, with translation MSKEEGLREMTYQMVMRASWKMLQSGLLSEDEYLAFEAKMREKYRPVIGLLFSDIDLLSCG, from the coding sequence ATGAGCAAGGAAGAAGGACTTCGGGAAATGACGTATCAGATGGTGATGCGTGCTTCATGGAAAATGCTGCAGAGCGGACTTTTGTCAGAGGACGAGTATCTTGCGTTTGAAGCGAAAATGCGCGAGAAATATCGCCCCGTCATCGGGCTCCTATTTTCAGATATTGACTTGCTATCGTGCGGATAG
- a CDS encoding recombinase family protein, with translation MKIRRVQPTQTLQKKLRVAAYARVSVDTLHHSLAAQVSYYSSLIQKNPAWEYAGVYADEGITGTSTTHRTEFKRLIADCNAGKIDLVLVKSISRFARDTVDCLHTVRKLKEKGIAVRFERENIDSMSEDGELLLTLLASFAQEESRSIGDNIRWGVRRRFAEGIPNGHKPPYGYRWDGEMFCIVEVEGKIVKEIFRRYLAGESAYAIAKSLAWRGVTGRQGRPIEQTTVKDILSNISYTGTMALQKNYISEGHIRKRNKGELPLYLVDGVFEPLVSKDDFDEAQEIRKMRAERSANRNPVLMPFSGMVKCGCCGGGFSRRTAGKYRRWGCNTRERKGRESCDSRPIKEEELVAAVRTVMEKDDFDATELRHKVSKIVIHNDCVEFHLTNGRIKKIARTYSGQRGSNPFTNKVYCASCGSKCERDTWTKGTKVWSCSQPRTKCRLKQLPESELKEAAESFFGDGYEGKIVQNVERITISDDEVIFQLKEGGAYRWQRQCG, from the coding sequence ATGAAAATACGAAGAGTCCAACCAACCCAGACATTGCAGAAAAAGCTGCGTGTGGCTGCCTACGCCCGTGTCTCTGTGGACACGCTTCACCACTCTCTTGCGGCGCAGGTCAGTTACTACAGTAGTCTCATCCAGAAGAACCCCGCATGGGAATACGCCGGCGTGTACGCAGATGAAGGTATCACAGGCACAAGTACTACTCATCGAACGGAGTTCAAGCGGCTGATCGCGGACTGCAACGCCGGGAAGATTGATTTGGTACTCGTCAAAAGCATTAGTCGCTTTGCCCGTGACACCGTGGATTGTTTGCACACAGTACGAAAACTGAAGGAAAAGGGGATTGCCGTCCGCTTTGAGCGCGAGAACATTGATTCCATGTCCGAAGACGGGGAACTTCTCTTGACGCTGCTTGCATCCTTTGCCCAAGAGGAGAGCAGAAGCATCGGCGACAACATCCGATGGGGCGTGCGGAGACGCTTTGCCGAGGGGATTCCGAACGGGCATAAACCGCCTTACGGCTACCGATGGGACGGTGAGATGTTCTGTATTGTTGAAGTAGAGGGCAAGATCGTCAAGGAGATATTCCGTAGATACCTTGCCGGGGAATCTGCCTACGCCATCGCAAAGAGTCTCGCATGGCGCGGAGTCACGGGACGGCAGGGGAGACCAATCGAGCAGACCACGGTCAAAGACATCCTCTCCAACATCTCCTACACGGGGACGATGGCCCTCCAAAAAAACTACATCAGCGAGGGACATATCCGCAAACGGAATAAAGGAGAATTGCCTCTTTATCTCGTGGATGGAGTGTTTGAGCCGCTCGTGAGCAAGGATGACTTCGATGAGGCACAAGAGATACGGAAAATGAGAGCCGAACGGTCTGCGAATCGGAATCCTGTGCTAATGCCGTTTTCCGGGATGGTGAAGTGCGGATGTTGCGGAGGCGGCTTCAGCAGAAGAACCGCCGGGAAGTACAGACGGTGGGGCTGCAACACAAGAGAGCGGAAAGGTAGGGAATCCTGTGACAGCCGTCCGATCAAAGAGGAGGAGCTTGTGGCTGCGGTCAGAACCGTCATGGAGAAGGATGATTTCGATGCCACAGAACTTAGGCATAAGGTGTCAAAGATCGTCATTCACAATGACTGTGTGGAATTTCATCTTACGAACGGTCGCATAAAAAAGATTGCTCGAACCTACAGCGGGCAGCGCGGCAGCAATCCCTTCACGAACAAAGTGTACTGCGCTTCCTGCGGCAGCAAGTGTGAGCGGGATACATGGACGAAGGGGACTAAGGTGTGGTCTTGCAGTCAGCCGCGCACAAAGTGCCGACTGAAACAGCTGCCCGAATCCGAACTCAAGGAAGCGGCAGAATCCTTCTTCGGCGATGGCTACGAGGGCAAGATCGTACAGAATGTCGAGCGGATCACCATATCCGATGATGAGGTCATATTTCAACTCAAAGAAGGAGGCGCATACCGATGGCAAAGACAGTGCGGGTAA
- a CDS encoding phosphoribosylformylglycinamidine cyclo-ligase: protein MIPIHIHIGEVKTLSVENWQIVPDDRQQLLEIVGGVVVQDFGHIAEGDRISCTVVVTAADWEKIKAYWDSRARVSVTDESGSVLPSMRVVVKSYEYMAHFPKVYKVSLEFWRV from the coding sequence GTGATTCCAATTCATATTCACATTGGTGAGGTTAAAACACTGAGTGTCGAGAACTGGCAGATCGTTCCTGATGACCGTCAGCAGCTCTTGGAGATCGTCGGCGGTGTGGTCGTGCAGGATTTCGGGCATATTGCAGAGGGAGACCGTATCTCTTGCACCGTTGTTGTAACTGCCGCTGACTGGGAGAAAATCAAGGCATATTGGGATAGCCGGGCAAGGGTGTCCGTAACGGACGAGAGCGGGAGCGTCCTGCCCTCGATGCGTGTTGTGGTGAAGTCCTACGAGTATATGGCGCATTTCCCGAAGGTCTATAAGGTTTCACTGGAATTTTGGAGGGTGTGA
- a CDS encoding phage head closure protein, translating to MSELRHRISILRPVTDTDDEGNILAQTTQEVGKAWALVLPFAAKISDGYAEKVQEVDYRIVIRYRMDVRVTDRIRWGDKILTPIAPPYPLGGKKRWLVIECRELVEDG from the coding sequence ATGAGTGAACTACGCCATCGAATTTCCATCCTACGCCCTGTGACGGATACGGACGATGAGGGAAATATTCTCGCGCAAACAACACAGGAAGTCGGTAAAGCGTGGGCACTCGTTCTGCCCTTTGCGGCGAAAATCTCCGACGGTTATGCGGAGAAGGTGCAGGAGGTGGATTACCGCATTGTGATCCGTTACCGCATGGATGTGCGAGTGACGGATCGTATCCGTTGGGGCGACAAAATACTCACGCCGATTGCGCCGCCGTATCCGCTCGGCGGGAAGAAACGGTGGCTTGTCATAGAATGCAGGGAGTTGGTGGAAGATGGCTAG
- a CDS encoding polymorphic toxin type 24 domain-containing protein encodes MFDFKEQWSSQDFSDGNRFFSKGVEKEKADKAYPPANEHSSTNNPKDFERTGKPNSSIDRVDEKGRIITRHWYDGNGRAKKDVDFTDHGNPKTHPEAPHEHTWEWDKNGNASRK; translated from the coding sequence TTGTTCGACTTTAAGGAGCAATGGAGTAGCCAAGATTTCTCTGATGGTAACAGGTTCTTTTCGAAAGGAGTTGAAAAAGAGAAAGCAGATAAAGCCTATCCTCCTGCCAATGAGCATTCATCTACCAACAATCCTAAAGATTTCGAGAGAACCGGCAAGCCAAATTCATCTATAGACCGTGTAGATGAAAAAGGCCGAATCATCACAAGGCATTGGTATGATGGAAATGGTCGTGCAAAAAAAGATGTAGATTTTACAGATCATGGAAATCCTAAAACACATCCCGAAGCTCCTCATGAACACACATGGGAATGGGATAAAAATGGTAATGCGAGCAGAAAATAG
- a CDS encoding SHOCT domain-containing protein, giving the protein MVMRASWKMLQSGLFSEDEYLAFEAKMREKYRPVIGLLFSDIDLLSCG; this is encoded by the coding sequence ATGGTGATGCGTGCTTCATGGAAAATGCTGCAGAGCGGGCTTTTCTCAGAAGACGAGTATCTTGCGTTTGAAGCGAAAATGCGTGAGAAATACCGCCCCGTCATCGGGCTTCTATTTTCGGATATTGACTTGCTATCGTGCGGATAG
- a CDS encoding head maturation protease, ClpP-related produces MKRKFWNWVRNEGEKRVLLLDGEISDETWWGDEVTPAIFRSELNAAEGDIDLWINSPGGDCYAAAQIYNMLMEYPGEVTVKIDGIAASAASVVAMAGTTVEISPLGMLMIHNPMTVSIGDTHEMERTITFLAEIKESIINAYEIKTGLSRAKISRLMDAETWMNAKKAVELGFADSVLYENREHLTGEAADGLIFSRAAVTNSLLSKFGQGTHNVDAEPLKRRLFSISH; encoded by the coding sequence ATGAAACGTAAATTTTGGAACTGGGTACGGAATGAGGGAGAGAAGCGTGTTTTGCTTCTGGACGGTGAAATCTCAGATGAAACGTGGTGGGGAGATGAGGTCACGCCTGCGATTTTTCGCTCTGAGCTGAACGCCGCAGAGGGAGATATTGACCTCTGGATCAACTCGCCGGGCGGTGACTGCTATGCAGCGGCACAGATCTACAATATGCTCATGGAATATCCCGGCGAGGTCACGGTCAAGATTGACGGGATTGCCGCTTCTGCTGCATCCGTTGTTGCGATGGCAGGAACGACCGTTGAGATTTCTCCCTTGGGGATGTTGATGATCCACAACCCGATGACCGTCTCTATCGGAGACACGCATGAGATGGAGCGGACGATTACGTTCCTTGCCGAAATCAAGGAGAGCATAATCAACGCTTATGAGATCAAGACGGGGCTGTCCCGTGCGAAGATTTCACGGCTGATGGATGCCGAGACATGGATGAATGCAAAGAAAGCCGTGGAACTCGGCTTCGCGGATTCCGTTCTCTATGAAAATAGGGAACATCTCACAGGCGAGGCGGCAGATGGGCTGATCTTCTCCCGTGCCGCCGTCACCAACTCTCTGCTCTCAAAATTCGGGCAGGGAACACACAATGTCGATGCAGAGCCACTCAAAAGACGGCTCTTTTCTATTTCACACTAA
- a CDS encoding phage holin family protein has product MDHILTIRLYAAGIGIVVGEFLGSFDDLLYALVAFVATDYVTGVLRAIVEKKLSSAIGFKGICKKVCIFTLVGVANVLDVHIIGSGCVLRSAVIFFYISNEGISIIENAARMGLPVPQKLQDMMHSLKNQ; this is encoded by the coding sequence ATGGATCATATTCTTACCATACGTCTGTATGCGGCGGGCATTGGCATCGTAGTCGGTGAGTTCCTCGGCAGCTTCGACGATCTGCTCTACGCGCTCGTCGCATTCGTCGCGACGGATTATGTTACGGGAGTTCTGCGTGCGATTGTAGAAAAGAAACTGTCGAGTGCCATTGGCTTCAAGGGAATCTGCAAGAAGGTCTGCATCTTCACTCTTGTGGGCGTGGCGAATGTCCTCGATGTTCACATTATCGGCAGCGGCTGTGTTTTGCGTTCCGCCGTGATCTTCTTCTACATCTCGAATGAGGGAATATCGATCATAGAGAACGCAGCACGGATGGGGCTTCCCGTTCCGCAGAAACTGCAGGACATGATGCACAGCCTTAAAAATCAGTAG
- a CDS encoding ShlB/FhaC/HecB family hemolysin secretion/activation protein → MKTLKRPSLLLLIPLLSFSAPPAIAAPAQQEQLDQSRAQEAERQERLGEERVETIVAPPSSADLPADESVRFHISHIRIENQVERFRFLERIARPYKNKKLSLSDINKLINAMNQSLMARGFSTSRIVVPEQNLSSGELRLVLQIGYIGTVRFAEGSDNLYWKNLFPFHEGDILNVRDIEQGIEQAKRLPSQDISVQLLPSEQPQRTDVVLTVKRGKNFYGTISVDDSGLEDTGKLQWYTSIGIDQPFHKNDMLRIGMNLDGAQDGYEKGTRGYNISYTYPYGRHTFSFSYQRSKYHQTVESIPYNFISAGDSNISTLSWDYVLHRSAAMKTSMDIRLRKRNSHSFLNDVELPIQAMHQTSMEVGFAERLYLQHNTLYFRLAHRFGLGWLEAQKEKPYDDAPKTLYRMWLLDVDFVHPFELGHHPATFTTSFHGQWTMDDMRLYGVDMISMGNRYTVRGFDGEVTLMGTNGWYLRNELSTRFPKQKAELYLGLDVGAVYGYGTEVYNGHVIAGTVLGLRGAMDTLSYDVFAAAPIQKPEGFRTPDVTYGFSLGMKF, encoded by the coding sequence TTGAAAACACTCAAACGCCCCTCTTTACTACTCCTCATCCCCCTCCTCTCCTTCTCTGCTCCTCCTGCTATCGCTGCCCCTGCACAGCAGGAACAGCTCGATCAGTCGCGAGCGCAGGAGGCGGAGCGGCAGGAGCGACTCGGTGAGGAGCGCGTGGAGACGATTGTCGCCCCTCCCTCGTCTGCTGATCTTCCCGCAGATGAGAGCGTTCGATTCCACATCTCTCATATCAGGATTGAGAACCAAGTGGAGCGATTCCGCTTCCTCGAACGCATCGCTCGCCCTTACAAGAATAAGAAGCTGTCTCTCAGCGACATCAACAAGCTCATCAATGCGATGAATCAATCCCTCATGGCTCGTGGGTTCTCCACGAGCCGTATTGTCGTGCCGGAACAGAATCTCTCATCTGGAGAACTTCGTCTCGTTCTGCAGATCGGCTATATTGGCACTGTTCGTTTCGCAGAGGGAAGTGATAATCTCTACTGGAAGAATCTCTTTCCCTTCCACGAGGGAGATATCCTCAACGTACGTGACATCGAGCAGGGTATCGAACAGGCAAAGCGCCTTCCCTCTCAGGATATCTCTGTTCAGCTCCTCCCCTCGGAGCAGCCACAACGGACGGATGTGGTGCTCACGGTAAAACGTGGGAAGAATTTCTACGGTACAATCTCGGTGGATGATTCAGGTCTTGAAGATACGGGAAAGCTCCAATGGTATACCTCCATTGGTATCGATCAGCCCTTTCACAAGAACGATATGCTCCGCATCGGTATGAATCTCGACGGCGCACAGGATGGATACGAAAAAGGAACGCGCGGATACAATATCAGCTACACCTATCCCTATGGACGGCATACATTTTCGTTTTCCTATCAGCGTTCAAAATATCATCAGACGGTAGAGAGTATTCCCTATAATTTCATCAGTGCAGGAGATTCCAATATTTCTACACTGTCATGGGACTATGTACTTCATCGCTCGGCTGCGATGAAGACAAGCATGGACATTCGTCTGCGGAAACGGAACTCACACAGCTTCCTCAACGATGTCGAGCTTCCCATTCAAGCAATGCATCAGACTTCGATGGAGGTCGGCTTTGCCGAGCGGCTTTATCTGCAGCACAATACGCTTTATTTCCGCCTGGCACACCGTTTTGGTCTCGGATGGTTGGAGGCACAGAAAGAGAAGCCCTATGATGACGCGCCTAAGACGCTCTATCGGATGTGGCTGCTCGATGTGGACTTCGTGCATCCGTTTGAGCTTGGTCATCATCCCGCAACATTTACGACATCCTTTCACGGACAATGGACGATGGATGATATGCGGCTCTACGGTGTGGATATGATCAGCATGGGCAATCGCTATACGGTGCGCGGCTTCGACGGCGAAGTGACATTGATGGGAACAAACGGCTGGTATCTCCGAAATGAGCTTTCGACACGGTTCCCGAAACAAAAGGCAGAACTCTACCTCGGGCTTGATGTCGGTGCGGTCTATGGGTACGGCACGGAGGTCTACAACGGACACGTGATTGCGGGCACAGTGCTCGGGCTGCGCGGCGCAATGGATACGCTCTCCTATGACGTATTCGCCGCCGCGCCCATACAAAAACCCGAGGGATTCCGTACACCGGATGTGACGTATGGATTCTCCCTCGGGATGAAGTTCTAG
- a CDS encoding HK97 gp10 family phage protein has protein sequence MARYRGFVSAEKILSELGAEATAAAKEALAHGADDVVAEAKNRCPVYTGTDKRVVKGALRDSIHKRLRRKDGSVWRIAADAESSDGVFYGVLVEFSPRINRPFLYPALDAKKDGIRSAIVDAVRAAIRRRGK, from the coding sequence ATGGCTAGATACCGAGGTTTCGTTTCTGCTGAGAAAATATTGTCAGAGCTTGGCGCGGAGGCGACGGCTGCGGCAAAGGAAGCCCTCGCGCATGGCGCGGACGATGTGGTCGCAGAGGCAAAGAACCGCTGTCCCGTCTATACGGGAACAGATAAGCGCGTGGTGAAAGGCGCACTGCGGGATTCCATCCACAAGCGGCTGCGCAGGAAGGACGGCTCTGTTTGGAGGATTGCGGCGGATGCAGAATCCAGTGACGGTGTGTTTTACGGCGTGCTCGTTGAGTTCAGCCCAAGGATCAACCGACCGTTTCTCTACCCTGCACTCGATGCCAAGAAGGACGGTATCCGTTCTGCCATCGTTGATGCTGTCCGAGCGGCGATACGGAGGCGAGGGAAATGA
- a CDS encoding recombinase family protein — translation MAKTVRVIPASPKIFRSEVTAEPRRRRTAGYARVSTDHEEQASSYEMQMAHYKNYIESRADWDFVGMYSDEGISGTNTKKRDGFNQMIEDALAGKIDLIITKSVSRFARNTVDSLQNVRKLKEHGVEIYFEKENIWTFDTRGELLITIMSSLAQEESRSISENTTWGKRKQFAEGKTSVGYSAFLGYDKDFKINEEQAKIVRLIYKLFLGGRSFYAITKELEKRGIKSPSGKDRWYISTVRSILTNEKYRGDALIQKEYTADFLDKTRRKNTGEIPQYYVEEHHEAIIPPDLFDFVQSEIKRREQNGKHSGVSIFANKIKCGCCGGWYGAKVWHSTDKYRRVIYRCNKKYAQKGKPCSTRHLTEEEIKRIFVKALNSLVEVKENVIAELRSLIDDVCQTEELMEERDSVEQEIVVLAERLETLIRENARVAQDQTVYLKQENEIRARYLDKQGALEKLDEQLAERESKRNILETMIQVVYGINGDQVEFDEALWGGLLNYIVVKEDGQVVVVFKGGIEIGVDG, via the coding sequence ATGGCAAAGACAGTGCGGGTAATCCCTGCAAGCCCTAAAATCTTTCGTTCTGAGGTTACGGCAGAACCAAGACGGCGCAGGACGGCAGGATATGCCAGAGTTTCGACCGATCATGAAGAACAGGCTTCCAGTTATGAAATGCAGATGGCGCATTACAAGAACTACATCGAGAGCCGTGCAGACTGGGATTTCGTCGGCATGTATTCGGACGAGGGGATAAGCGGAACGAACACCAAAAAACGCGATGGATTCAACCAGATGATCGAGGATGCCCTTGCGGGTAAGATTGACCTTATCATCACAAAGTCCGTCAGCCGCTTCGCGAGAAACACGGTGGATTCTCTTCAAAACGTCCGAAAACTCAAGGAACATGGTGTAGAGATTTACTTTGAAAAAGAGAACATCTGGACGTTCGACACACGCGGAGAACTCCTCATCACGATTATGAGCTCGCTGGCTCAGGAGGAGAGCCGCAGTATCTCGGAGAACACCACATGGGGCAAGCGGAAGCAGTTCGCCGAGGGAAAAACCAGTGTGGGATACAGCGCATTCCTCGGCTATGACAAGGACTTCAAAATCAACGAGGAACAGGCGAAAATCGTAAGGCTCATCTACAAACTCTTCCTTGGCGGGCGATCCTTTTATGCCATTACGAAGGAACTGGAGAAGCGCGGCATCAAATCTCCGTCTGGAAAAGATAGATGGTACATTTCCACGGTGCGCTCCATCCTTACCAACGAGAAGTATCGTGGGGATGCGCTGATCCAGAAAGAGTATACGGCAGACTTCCTCGATAAGACGCGACGGAAGAACACGGGCGAGATTCCGCAGTATTATGTGGAGGAGCACCACGAGGCGATTATCCCGCCGGACTTGTTCGACTTTGTGCAATCCGAGATAAAGCGTAGAGAACAGAACGGCAAGCACAGCGGCGTGAGCATCTTCGCGAACAAAATCAAATGCGGATGCTGCGGCGGTTGGTACGGGGCGAAGGTGTGGCACTCGACGGACAAGTACCGCAGGGTGATCTATCGCTGCAACAAGAAATATGCCCAGAAGGGAAAGCCCTGCAGCACAAGGCATCTGACGGAGGAGGAGATCAAACGAATTTTCGTCAAGGCTCTGAACTCTTTGGTGGAGGTCAAAGAGAACGTGATTGCAGAACTGCGATCTCTGATTGACGACGTTTGCCAGACAGAGGAGCTGATGGAGGAACGCGATAGCGTAGAGCAGGAGATTGTTGTTTTGGCAGAACGCCTTGAAACGCTGATTCGAGAGAATGCACGGGTAGCACAGGATCAGACGGTGTATCTGAAACAGGAAAATGAGATTCGCGCACGCTATCTGGACAAGCAGGGGGCTTTGGAGAAGTTGGACGAGCAACTTGCCGAGAGGGAGAGCAAGAGAAATATCTTGGAGACCATGATTCAAGTGGTATATGGTATCAACGGAGATCAGGTTGAGTTCGATGAGGCGTTATGGGGCGGACTGCTCAATTACATCGTGGTCAAGGAGGACGGGCAGGTGGTTGTTGTTTTCAAGGGTGGGATTGAGATTGGTGTTGATGGATGA
- a CDS encoding head-tail connector protein — MLVPLAAVKQYLRIDGDEEDDLLTHFTETAEQICTALLRVKKLSKVEDQAIVRVAVLYAVSYLYEHREEADHRGLALTLRSLLFGVRKEVF; from the coding sequence ATGCTTGTGCCGCTTGCAGCAGTCAAGCAGTATCTTAGGATTGATGGAGATGAGGAGGACGATCTCCTCACGCACTTTACGGAAACGGCAGAACAGATTTGTACTGCATTACTGCGCGTGAAGAAGCTGTCCAAGGTTGAAGATCAGGCGATTGTGCGCGTTGCGGTGCTTTACGCTGTGTCCTATCTCTATGAACACAGAGAGGAAGCCGACCATCGAGGTCTTGCGCTGACATTGCGGTCGCTGCTCTTTGGTGTGAGGAAGGAGGTCTTTTAG
- a CDS encoding phage major capsid protein, with amino-acid sequence MDKIMAMREKRAEMWEQAKQFLDSHEKDGRLTAEDAKAYEQMESEVLALGKDIERMERQAILDAQLAKPVTAAITNIPGAALNAEKTGRASEAYRAAMLRALRTNFRQVENVLQEGVDANGGYLVPEEYDQRLIDVLSEENVLRPLATVITTSGEHKINIAATKPAASWIEEGAPLTFGEATFDQVVLDAHKLHVAVKVTEELLYDNAFNLENYLIEQFGKALGNAEEDAFLNGDGTHKPKGLLTSAKTSVTTAAADLKADELVTLVYSLKRPYRKNAAFIVNDQTLASIRKLKDANGAYFWQPSYQMGEPDRLLGYPVYSSAYMPAIAAGKTVIAFGDYSYYNIGDRGTRALQELKELFAGNGMVGYVMKERVDGKLVLEEAVQTLKMKG; translated from the coding sequence ATGGATAAGATCATGGCAATGCGCGAGAAGCGTGCAGAAATGTGGGAACAGGCAAAGCAGTTTCTGGATTCTCACGAAAAGGACGGTCGTCTTACAGCCGAAGATGCCAAAGCATACGAGCAGATGGAAAGCGAGGTGCTTGCGCTCGGCAAGGACATCGAGCGCATGGAGCGTCAGGCGATTCTCGACGCGCAGCTTGCAAAGCCCGTGACGGCAGCAATCACCAACATTCCGGGGGCTGCGCTCAACGCTGAAAAGACGGGACGTGCAAGCGAGGCATACCGTGCGGCAATGCTGAGGGCACTCCGTACGAACTTCCGTCAGGTGGAGAACGTCCTGCAGGAGGGCGTGGATGCAAACGGCGGCTATCTCGTTCCCGAGGAATACGATCAGCGTCTCATTGACGTACTCAGCGAAGAGAACGTCCTGCGTCCGCTTGCGACGGTGATTACCACGAGCGGGGAGCACAAGATCAACATCGCTGCTACGAAGCCCGCAGCATCGTGGATTGAGGAGGGCGCACCTCTTACCTTTGGTGAGGCGACCTTTGACCAGGTTGTCCTCGACGCACACAAACTCCACGTTGCGGTCAAGGTGACGGAGGAACTGCTCTACGACAATGCCTTCAACCTTGAGAACTATCTCATCGAGCAGTTCGGCAAGGCACTCGGCAATGCTGAGGAGGATGCGTTCCTGAACGGCGACGGGACGCACAAGCCGAAGGGGCTTCTCACCTCGGCAAAGACATCCGTCACTACGGCGGCAGCCGACCTCAAGGCAGACGAACTCGTGACACTCGTCTACAGTCTCAAGCGTCCCTACCGCAAGAATGCGGCGTTCATCGTCAACGACCAGACGCTTGCAAGCATCCGCAAACTCAAGGATGCCAACGGAGCGTACTTCTGGCAGCCGTCGTACCAGATGGGTGAACCCGACCGTCTGCTCGGCTACCCCGTCTACTCTTCTGCATATATGCCCGCTATTGCGGCGGGTAAGACCGTTATCGCGTTCGGCGATTACTCCTACTACAACATCGGAGATCGCGGCACCCGCGCCCTACAGGAACTCAAGGAGCTGTTTGCGGGCAACGGCATGGTCGGCTACGTCATGAAGGAGCGTGTGGACGGCAAGCTTGTCCTCGAGGAAGCTGTACAGACACTCAAGATGAAGGGCTGA
- a CDS encoding DUF2691 family protein has protein sequence MKDIVDGTWEVYGTWEVVDLQAWKNINGEMVDLFDSDYFSNQDFFSLLESCMYYIVSGIFSLKSSIENKKDNLNTPYLEVIVTDSVYVDISSVDDKIISALYTNAVNQGFENIEMDG, from the coding sequence ATAAAGGATATCGTCGATGGTACATGGGAGGTTTATGGTACATGGGAAGTTGTTGATCTTCAGGCATGGAAAAATATAAACGGTGAAATGGTTGATTTATTTGATTCCGATTATTTTTCAAACCAAGATTTTTTCTCATTGCTCGAGTCATGTATGTATTATATAGTATCAGGTATATTCAGCTTAAAATCTTCCATCGAAAACAAAAAGGATAATCTGAATACACCTTATTTAGAAGTCATTGTAACAGATAGTGTATATGTAGATATTTCTTCTGTTGATGACAAGATAATATCTGCCTTGTATACGAATGCAGTAAACCAAGGATTTGAAAATATTGAAATGGATGGATAA
- a CDS encoding major tail protein: protein MPSPTPTGKPAGNLTSGQFINIQKLHIAKMLTDEAGGTATYEKPIPLGKLLRKVDIKPQTNQAELFADGQPVDTASNTASYDLTFDTAALPLEYTAYLLGHSIENGVMKASKDDVASYFAVLFQSDKRNGKKRFTKFYKVQFTEPSESGNSKQESIQFDTPTLTAKAIYRLSDGLSYAKADEEAAGFAAETGSKWYEQV, encoded by the coding sequence ATGCCAAGTCCAACACCAACAGGAAAGCCCGCAGGGAATCTTACAAGCGGGCAGTTCATCAACATCCAGAAACTTCATATCGCCAAGATGCTCACCGATGAGGCGGGCGGTACGGCGACCTACGAGAAGCCGATTCCCCTTGGGAAACTTCTGCGCAAGGTGGACATCAAGCCGCAGACGAATCAGGCGGAGCTTTTTGCCGACGGGCAGCCCGTGGATACGGCATCCAATACCGCATCCTACGATCTGACCTTCGATACCGCCGCACTTCCTTTGGAATACACAGCCTATCTTTTGGGGCACAGTATCGAGAACGGCGTGATGAAAGCAAGCAAGGACGATGTTGCATCGTACTTCGCTGTGCTCTTCCAGTCGGACAAGCGCAATGGGAAGAAGAGGTTCACCAAGTTTTACAAAGTCCAATTCACGGAACCCTCGGAGTCCGGCAACTCGAAGCAGGAGAGCATCCAGTTCGACACGCCGACACTGACGGCAAAGGCAATTTACCGTCTCTCGGACGGGTTGTCCTATGCCAAGGCGGACGAAGAGGCGGCGGGATTTGCCGCAGAGACAGGATCGAAGTGGTACGAGCAGGTCTGA